A segment of the Alistipes communis genome:
CTCGACCGGCTGACCTTCTCGACCGAACGCAAATACATGGCCACGCTCATTGAGCGATGCGATACACGGGAGCGGTTTCTGCTCATAAAGGGTGCGCCCGAAGTGGTGCTCGCCCGCTGCGACGCCGCGACGGTTCCCGCCGAAATTCAGGAACAACTGCTGGGTATGCAGCGCCGCGCCATGCGCACGCTGGCGCTGGCCTACGTCCCGACGAACGCCTCGCGGATCGAAGAGGCGGAGGAGCCGTACCGCCTGGCGGCCGTCGCGGCGATCGCCGATCCCGTGCGCGAAGAGGTTCCCGCCGCCGTAGCGGAGTGCATGTCGGCCGGCATCGCCGTCAAGATCGTGACGGGCGACACGGCCGCCACCGCCACCGAAATCGCCCGCCAGATCGGACTGTGGAACGATGCCGAAGATACGGATCGCAACCGCATGACGGGCGTCGAGTTCGAAGCCGCGAGCGACGAAGAGCTGCTCGCCCGCATCGGTTCGCTGAAAATCCTCTCGCGGGCGCGGCCGCTCGACAAACAGCGGCTCGTGCGGCTGTTGCAGCAGCAGGGCGAGGTGGTCGCCGTGACGGGCGACGGCACGAACGACGCGCCGGCGCTCAACTTCGCCAACGTGGGCCTTTCGATGGGTTCGGGCACGTCGGTGGCCAAGGACGCCAGCGACATCACGCTGCTCGACGATTCGTTCCGCTCGATCGCAACGGCCGTCATGTGGGGGCGCTCGCTCTACCGCAACATCCAGCGGTTCATCCTCTTCCAGCTCACGATCAACTTCGCGGCGATCGTCGTCTTCCTCGCCGGCTCGGTCATGGAGACCGAAATGCCGCTCACGGTGACGCAGATCCTGTGGGTCAACATCATCATGGACACGCTGGCGGCCATGGCCATGGCATCGTTGCCGCCGCAGCACGAAGTGATGCGCGAACGCCCCCGCCGGCGCGATGCGAGCATCGTCTCGCGGGCGATGGTGCGCACGATCGCCACCTGCGGCTCGATCTTCGTGGTCGTCCTGCTCGGAATGCTCGGCTGGTGGCTCTACACGACGGGCGAGCCCACCGTGCGCCAGCTCACGGTATTCTTCACGACCTTCGTCTTCCTGCAATTCTGGAACCTGTTCAACGCCAAAGGATTCGAAGCCGGATGCGCGGCGAGCCACGGCATCGCGCACAGCCGGACGTTCCTCACCGTGCTGGCGCTCATCGCGCTGGGGCAATGGCTCATCGTCGAACTGGGCGGCGAGGTCTTCCGCACCGTCCCGCTCTCGTGGCAGGAGTGGGCCTGGATCGTGGGGCTCACCTCGCTCATCGCACTGGGCGGCGAGGCGATCCGCGCCCTGCGGCGACGGCAGACGTGTTCGTGCCGCGACGCACGATAACCTCTGCGGGCGGTTCTGAAAGACCGCCCGCCGTTTTTCGGACGAAATCGCCGGCCGAACGTACCACTTTCGCATCCGTTTGCGTATCTTTGCTGCGGTTTAGGCGAGAGGTTTTTTCACTATGACGACATCCCGGGAGATGACCACGGGGCCGGCGCTGCCCCTGATTCTCAATTTCACGCTGCCCCTGCTGCTGGGCAACCTGCTGCAACAGACCTATTCGCTGGT
Coding sequences within it:
- a CDS encoding calcium-translocating P-type ATPase, PMCA-type is translated as MIPYNPQGLTPEEVAASRAAHGENIITPQRDDSAWRLLAEKFRDPIIIVLLVAAALSLAMAFMEGNFTETIGILCAILLATCVGFLFEWDAMRRFRRLNRVNDEQPVKVRRGGVMREIPRREVVVGDLVSLEAGETVPADGELVEAVSLQMDESTLTGEPETAKYVDEELFDPEATYPSNRLLRGTTVRDGYGRMVVTAVGDATEAGRVTEQATVQSGEQTPLHRQLTRLSRQIGKVGIALSVLIFVILIGKAFLVEGLADAPWPHVVRIVLNCFMVSVAMIVMAVPEGLPMSITLSLALSMRRMLKTNNLVRKMHACETMGAVTVICTDKTGTLTQNRMRVQEIIRYGLPDERLLGESVAANSTAFLDADGRPLGNPTEGALLEWLRRENGDYAALREGVRILDRLTFSTERKYMATLIERCDTRERFLLIKGAPEVVLARCDAATVPAEIQEQLLGMQRRAMRTLALAYVPTNASRIEEAEEPYRLAAVAAIADPVREEVPAAVAECMSAGIAVKIVTGDTAATATEIARQIGLWNDAEDTDRNRMTGVEFEAASDEELLARIGSLKILSRARPLDKQRLVRLLQQQGEVVAVTGDGTNDAPALNFANVGLSMGSGTSVAKDASDITLLDDSFRSIATAVMWGRSLYRNIQRFILFQLTINFAAIVVFLAGSVMETEMPLTVTQILWVNIIMDTLAAMAMASLPPQHEVMRERPRRRDASIVSRAMVRTIATCGSIFVVVLLGMLGWWLYTTGEPTVRQLTVFFTTFVFLQFWNLFNAKGFEAGCAASHGIAHSRTFLTVLALIALGQWLIVELGGEVFRTVPLSWQEWAWIVGLTSLIALGGEAIRALRRRQTCSCRDAR